In Oryza sativa Japonica Group chromosome 2, ASM3414082v1, the following are encoded in one genomic region:
- the LOC4329759 gene encoding uncharacterized protein: protein MGDHVAVDVGGLMASRGAGEEETGALIGMVECRICQEEDLAKNLESPCACSGSLKYAHRECVQRWCNEKGDIICEICHVSYKPGYTAPPQVHHDETTIEISSGDWSISGNRLDLHDPRILAMAAAQHRLLEDEYDEYTATNNNAAAFCRSIFLILMALLLLRHTLTITSSDDEDDASAIFSLFLLRAAGFLLPCYIMAWAISIMQRQRQRQEEAMLLPTEVAIILHRNGRTMQFAVAPESPTTPHPEQGQ, encoded by the exons ATGGGGGATCATGTTGCGGTGGATGTTGGGGGGCTCATGGCGTCCcggggcgccggcgaggaggaaacggGGGCGCTGATTGGGATGGTGGAATGCCGCATTTGCCAGGAGGAGGACCTCGCCAAGAACCTCGAGAGCCCCTGCGCTTGTAGCGGTAGCCTCAAG TACGCTCATAGAGAATGTGTGCAAAGATGGTGCAATGAGAAAGGAGACATAATCTGTGAAATCTGCCACGTG TCATACAAGCCTGGCTATACTGCCCCACCCCAGGTACATCATGATGAGACTACTATAGAGATCAG TAGTGGAGATTGGTCTATCTCTGGCAATCGGTTGGATTTACATGATCCTAGAATCTTGGCTATGGCTGCCGCTCAACACCGTTTACTTGAAGATGAGTATGATGAATATACTGCAACAAACAACAATGCTGCTGCCTTTTGCCGCTCCATATTTCTAATT CTAATGGCTCTTCTACTCTTAAGGCATACACTAACCATTACTAGtagtgatgatgaagatgacgcaTCTGCTATTTTCTCG TTGTTTCTTTTGAGGGCTGCTGGATTTTTGCTGCCATGCTATATCATGGCTTGGGCTATTAGTATCATGCAACGTCAAAGACAAAGACAG GAAGAAGCAATGCTTCTACCAACTGAAGTGGCAATCATACTCCACCGAAATGGAAGGACTATGCAATTCGCCGTAGCGCCAGAATCTCCTACCACACCTCATCCAGAACAAGGGCAATAG
- the LOC4329760 gene encoding beta-1,3-galactosyltransferase GALT1 — translation METALQMWVTKRLGITVLIVLFPLLIVHHLIVNSPVSGPSRYQVIHSNLLGWLSDSLGNSVAQNPDNTPVEVIPADASASNSSDSGNSSLEGFQWLNTWNHMKQLTNISDGLPHANEAIDNARTAWENLTISVHNSTSKQIKKERQCPYSIHRMNASKPDTGDFTIDIPCGLIVGSSVTIIGTPGSLSGNFRIDLVGTELPGGSGKPIVLHYDVRLTSDELTGGPVIVQNAFTASNGWGYEDRCPCSNCNNATQVDDLERCNSMVGREEKRAINSKQHLNAKKDEHPSTYFPFKQGHLAISTLRIGLEGIHMTVDGKHVTSFPYKAGLEAWFVTEVGVSGDFKLVSAIASGLPTSEDLENSFDLAMLKSSPIPEGKDVDLLIGIFSTANNFKRRMAIRRTWMQYDAVREGAVVVRFFVGLHTNLIVNKELWNEARTYGDIQVLPFVDYYSLITWKTLAICIYGTGAVSAKYLMKTDDDAFVRVDEIHSSVKQLNVSHGLLYGRINSDSGPHRNPESKWYISPEEWPEEKYPPWAHGPGYVVSQDIAKEINSWYETSHLKMFKLEDVAMGIWIAEMKKGGLPVQYKTDERINSDGCNDGCIVAHYQEPRHMLCMWEKLLRTNQATCCN, via the exons ATGGAAACGGCACTGCAGATGTGGGTGACAAAGCGACTCGGAATTACGGTTCTAATCGTCCTCTTCCCTCTGCTGATTGTGCATCATCTGATAGTGAATAGCCCAGTGTCAGGGCCATCTCGATACCAAGTCATACATTCTAATCTCCTTGGTTGGTTGAGCGACTCATTGGGAAATTCAGTGGCTCAAAATCCAGATAATACACCAGTAGAAGTGATACCAGCAGATGCTTCAGCTTCAAACAGCTCGGATTCCGGAAATTCCTCTCTTGAAGGATTTCAGTGGTTAAATACATGGAATCACATGAAGCAGTTGACCAACATCTCCGATGGCCTTCCTCACGCAAATGAGGCTATAGACAATGCAAGAACTGCATGGGAAAACCTGACGATATCAGTTCACAATTCAACCTCTAAACAGATTAAGAAAGAGAGGCAGTGTCCATATTCTATCCACAGAATGAATGCCTCCAAGCCAGACACTGGAGATTTTACCATCGATATACCTTGTGGGCTGATTGTAGGTTCTTCAGTAACTATTATAGGCACTCCAGGTAGCCTCTCCGGTAACTTCAGGATTGATCTTGTTGGGACAGAATTGCCAGGGGGATCTGGGAAACCCATCGTACTGCACTATGATGTTCGTCTAACAAGTGATGAACTTACTGGAGGTCCAGTCATAGTGCAGAATGCCTTCACTGCAAGTAATGGCTGGGGTTATGAGGATAGATGTCCCTGCAGTAACTGTAATAATGCAACTCAAG TGGATGATTTGGAGCGATGTAATTCCATGGTGggtagagaagagaagagagctATAAACTCAAAACAGCACCTGAATGCCAAGAAAGATGAACACCCAAGCACATATTTTCCATTTAAGCAGGGACACCTTGCTATCTCAACTCTTCGGATAGGGCTAGAAGGGATTCACATGACAGTTGATGGAAAACATGTTACCTCATTTCCATATAAAGCG GGCTTGGAAGCATGGTTCGTTACTGAAGTAGGAGTATCTGGTGATTTCAAGCTAGTAAGTGCAATTGCAAGTGGCCTGCCCACATCAGAAGACCTGGAGAACAGCTTCGATCTTGCAATGTTGAAGTCGTCACCTATTCCAGAGGGAAAAGATGTGGACCTTTTGATTGGTATCTTTTCAACAGCAAACAACTTCAAACGAAGGATGGCGATCCGACGGACATGGATGCAATATGATGCGGTGCGCGAAGGAGCAGTAGTGGTCCGTTTTTTCGTTGGCCTG CATACAAACCTCATTGTAAACAAGGAACTCTGGAATGAAGCACGCACATATGGCGACATTCAAGTGCTGCCCTTTGTTGATTACTACAGTCTGATAACATGGAAGACACTGGCAATATGCATCTACGGG ACTGGTGCTGTATCAGCGAAATATCTGATGAAAACAGACGATGATGCTTTTGTCCGTGTGGACGAGATACACTCCTCAGTAAAACAACTGAATGTCAGTCACGGCCTACTTTATGGTCGTATCAATTCTGACTCAGGTCCTCACAGAAATCCTGAGAGCAAATGGTACATAAGCCCAGAG GAATGGCCTGAAGAGAAATACCCACCATGGGCACACGGACCAGGATATGTGGTATCACAAGACATTGCAAAGGAAATCAACAGTTGGTATGAAACAAGTCATTTGAAG ATGTTCAAACTAGAAGATGTAGCAATGGGTATATGGATTGCTGAAATGAAGAAGGGTGGGTTACCTGTCCAATACAAAACAGATGAAAGAATTAACAGTGATGGCTGCAATGATGGGTGCATCGTTGCTCACTACCAAGAACCAAGGCACATGCTATGCATGTGGGAGAAACTCCTAAGGACAAATCAAGCAACGTGCTGCAACTAA